A genomic stretch from Bosea sp. F3-2 includes:
- a CDS encoding amino acid ABC transporter permease: protein MGGSLNANHLLFLAQGALWTIGLSAIALIGGGIVGFLIALARISPSKAVRLISGAYVQLVQGTPLLVIMFLGYFGLSALGFRITPLWAAGASLTIYVGAYFGEIWRGCIQAVPRPQWEAAEGLGLSRTQRMLKVILPQAMRIATPPTVGFMVQIIKNTSLASVVGFVELARSGQIINNSLFEPFLIYAIIALIYFALCFPISLLSRRLERRMGVGRAKLMPA from the coding sequence ATGGGCGGCTCCCTCAACGCGAACCATCTCCTCTTCCTGGCCCAGGGCGCGCTCTGGACCATCGGGCTGTCGGCGATTGCGCTGATTGGTGGCGGGATCGTCGGCTTCCTGATCGCGCTCGCCCGCATCTCGCCGAGCAAGGCGGTGCGGCTGATCAGCGGCGCCTATGTCCAATTGGTCCAGGGCACGCCGCTTCTGGTGATCATGTTCCTCGGCTATTTCGGGCTTTCGGCGCTCGGCTTCAGGATCACGCCGCTCTGGGCGGCAGGCGCCTCGCTGACGATCTATGTCGGCGCCTATTTTGGCGAGATCTGGCGCGGCTGCATCCAGGCCGTGCCGCGCCCGCAATGGGAGGCTGCCGAGGGGCTGGGCCTGAGCCGCACCCAGCGGATGCTCAAGGTCATCCTGCCCCAGGCCATGCGCATCGCCACGCCGCCGACCGTCGGCTTCATGGTGCAGATCATCAAGAACACTTCGCTGGCCTCGGTCGTCGGCTTCGTCGAGCTCGCCCGCTCCGGCCAGATCATCAACAACTCGCTGTTCGAGCCCTTCCTGATCTACGCGATCATTGCCCTGATCTACTTCGCGCTCTGCTTCCCGATTTCGCTTCTCAGCCGGCGTCTCGAACGCCGCATGGGCGTCGGCCGCGCGAAGCTGATGCCGGCCTGA
- a CDS encoding NAD(P)-dependent oxidoreductase: MGQNETGSVGFIGLGTMGREMARNLLKAGHKVTAFDIVEDAVVALAAEGVKPAKSPAEAAAEADIAITMLPDTPQVEEVIYGEGGLLASPPRGRLIVDMSTISPVAVRRMHGDLKAAGTDFIDAPVSGGPIGARNATLTIMAGGEAAAFAKAEPFFRGMGTTITHVGAPGAGQAVKLCNQLICGINIQAVCEAIALGRASGVDLEQMRSVLLGGSAASWMLDKLGPAMIAGDAGAGFRIDLMLKDLRLVQEQAQALSVPLPGTALVTSQYIEARAHGEGGNGNQALFRVYDRMTNRA, from the coding sequence ATGGGACAGAACGAGACGGGCAGCGTCGGCTTCATCGGGCTCGGCACGATGGGCCGGGAGATGGCGCGCAACCTCCTGAAGGCAGGGCACAAGGTCACCGCCTTCGACATTGTCGAGGATGCAGTCGTAGCGCTGGCCGCCGAGGGTGTGAAGCCGGCGAAGAGCCCGGCAGAGGCGGCGGCCGAGGCCGATATCGCGATCACCATGCTGCCGGACACGCCGCAGGTCGAGGAGGTGATCTATGGCGAAGGCGGTCTGCTGGCCTCGCCGCCGCGCGGCCGCCTGATCGTCGACATGAGCACGATCTCGCCGGTCGCCGTCCGCAGGATGCATGGCGATCTCAAGGCTGCGGGCACCGATTTCATCGATGCTCCGGTCTCCGGTGGCCCGATCGGTGCCAGGAACGCGACGCTGACGATCATGGCGGGTGGCGAGGCGGCAGCCTTTGCCAAGGCAGAGCCGTTCTTCCGCGGCATGGGCACGACCATCACCCATGTCGGCGCGCCCGGTGCCGGCCAGGCGGTCAAGCTCTGCAACCAACTCATCTGCGGCATCAACATCCAGGCCGTCTGCGAGGCGATCGCGCTCGGCCGCGCCTCCGGCGTCGACCTGGAGCAGATGCGCAGCGTGCTGCTCGGCGGCTCGGCGGCCTCCTGGATGCTCGACAAGCTTGGCCCGGCGATGATCGCCGGCGATGCCGGGGCGGGCTTCCGCATCGATCTGATGCTGAAGGACCTGCGCCTCGTGCAGGAGCAGGCGCAGGCGCTCTCCGTGCCGCTGCCGGGCACCGCGCTCGTCACCAGCCAATACATCGAGGCGCGCGCCCATGGCGAGGGCGGCAACGGCAACCAGGCGCTGTTCCGCGTCTATGACCGCATGACGAACCGGGCCTGA
- the rpiB gene encoding ribose 5-phosphate isomerase B has product MRLVIGSDHAGWSLKQHVIDHIKSLGHEVVDVGSHDDKPVDFPDIAREVARKVTSGEAERGIMVCGTGVGASIAANKMKGIRAAVCHDIHSAHQSVEHDDVNVMCIGAKIVGPWLASDLISSYLSAEFSTDEDFRRRVEKLHQMDAEG; this is encoded by the coding sequence ATGCGCCTCGTCATCGGCTCCGACCATGCCGGCTGGTCCCTCAAGCAGCACGTCATCGACCACATCAAATCGCTGGGCCACGAGGTCGTCGATGTCGGCTCCCATGACGATAAGCCGGTCGACTTTCCCGACATTGCCCGTGAGGTCGCCCGCAAGGTCACATCCGGCGAGGCCGAGCGCGGCATCATGGTCTGCGGCACCGGCGTCGGCGCCTCGATCGCCGCCAACAAGATGAAGGGCATCCGCGCCGCCGTCTGCCACGACATCCATTCCGCCCATCAGAGCGTCGAGCACGACGACGTCAATGTCATGTGCATCGGCGCCAAGATCGTCGGCCCCTGGCTCGCCAGCGATCTGATTTCGTCCTATCTCTCGGCCGAGTTCTCGACCGACGAGGATTTCCGCCGTCGGGTCGAGAAGCTGCACCAGATGGACGCCGAAGGCTGA
- a CDS encoding amino acid ABC transporter ATP-binding protein, which yields MSQERIIVERPIVILDKVHKSFGALKVLDGVSFTVERGEVLVLIGRSGSGKSTALRCIDRFEKIDSGEIRVCDHRVDAADIDLRALRQDVGIVFQSYNLFPHLTIEQNITLAPVSVKGVKKAKARELAKAMLARVGLSEKLDAYPEQLSGGQQQRAAIARSLAMQPKVMLFDEVTSALDPELTGEVLKVIEQLAADGMTMVMVTHEMGFARGIADQVVFMHAGRVHEAGSASILSAPATPELAQFVGTGL from the coding sequence ATGAGCCAGGAACGCATCATCGTCGAACGCCCCATCGTCATCCTCGACAAGGTCCACAAGAGCTTCGGCGCCCTCAAGGTGCTGGACGGCGTCAGCTTCACCGTCGAACGCGGCGAGGTGCTGGTGCTGATCGGCCGCTCCGGCTCCGGCAAGAGCACGGCGCTGCGCTGCATCGACCGGTTCGAGAAGATCGATTCAGGCGAAATCCGGGTCTGCGATCACCGTGTCGACGCCGCCGATATCGACCTCAGGGCGTTGCGGCAGGACGTGGGTATCGTCTTCCAGAGCTACAACCTGTTTCCGCATCTCACCATCGAGCAGAACATCACGCTGGCGCCGGTCTCAGTGAAGGGCGTGAAGAAGGCGAAGGCGCGCGAGCTCGCCAAGGCGATGCTGGCCAGGGTTGGCCTTTCCGAAAAGCTCGACGCCTACCCCGAGCAGCTCTCCGGCGGTCAGCAGCAGCGCGCGGCGATCGCCCGCTCGCTCGCCATGCAGCCCAAAGTGATGCTGTTCGACGAAGTCACCTCCGCGCTCGATCCGGAGCTGACCGGCGAGGTGCTCAAGGTCATCGAGCAGCTCGCTGCCGACGGCATGACGATGGTCATGGTCACCCATGAGATGGGGTTCGCACGGGGCATCGCCGATCAGGTGGTGTTCATGCATGCGGGCAGGGTTCACGAGGCCGGAAGTGCCTCGATCCTGTCGGCACCGGCCACGCCGGAACTCGCCCAGTTCGTCGGAACCGGGCTCTAA
- a CDS encoding amino acid ABC transporter permease yields the protein MGLDLDFSVVLERWPLFADGAVMTLKLAFMAILIGGAIGTFCAIGRGSSNRFIAGLCAGYVETIRNTPLLVQIFLVYFGLASIGFKFSAFSVAAAALAINVGAYTAEIMRAGFESIPPGQIEAAEGLALSRFQIYWHVILLPAIEKVYPSLTSQFVLLMLASSVTSQISAEELTAVANYVQSDTYRAFETYILVALGYIALSLVLRAAFWALGLVLFPRRRRLGTPL from the coding sequence ATGGGGCTCGACCTCGACTTCTCCGTCGTTCTGGAGCGCTGGCCGCTCTTTGCCGACGGCGCGGTGATGACGCTGAAGCTCGCCTTCATGGCGATCCTGATCGGCGGCGCGATCGGCACGTTCTGCGCCATCGGCCGCGGCAGCAGCAACCGCTTCATCGCCGGGCTCTGCGCCGGTTATGTCGAGACGATCCGCAACACGCCGCTGCTCGTCCAGATCTTCCTGGTCTATTTCGGCCTGGCCAGCATCGGCTTCAAATTCTCGGCCTTCTCGGTGGCGGCGGCGGCGCTCGCCATCAATGTCGGCGCGTATACCGCCGAGATCATGCGGGCAGGCTTCGAGTCGATCCCGCCCGGCCAGATCGAGGCTGCCGAGGGTCTCGCGCTCTCGCGCTTCCAGATCTACTGGCACGTCATCCTGCTGCCGGCGATCGAGAAGGTCTATCCGTCGCTGACCAGCCAGTTCGTGCTGCTGATGCTGGCATCCTCGGTCACCTCGCAGATTTCGGCCGAGGAGCTGACGGCCGTCGCCAACTACGTCCAGTCCGACACCTACCGCGCCTTCGAGACCTATATCCTCGTCGCGCTCGGCTACATAGCGCTCTCGCTCGTCCTGCGCGCCGCCTTCTGGGCGCTGGGGCTCGTCCTCTTCCCGCGCCGCCGGCGCCTCGGCACGCCGCTCTAG
- a CDS encoding transporter substrate-binding domain-containing protein has protein sequence MKRYLTIALLGTSALACASQAARADMLDDITKAGKIRIATDLAIPPSGMIDNAMKPTGSDVETAELLAKDWGLQLEFIQTTGATRIPNVQTNKADIIISTLSVTPERAKVIDFSKPYAALQSVVGCLKSVEAKSWEDLKGKTIAVSRGTTQDTTLTNMKERDLKLSRYEDDATMVTAAVSGQADCVATSATIVSQIGVKAPARPFESKVSITNFDLAIGVKKGEPKLLEKLDAWVEQNLKNGKLNAIYKKFHGTELPANMRG, from the coding sequence ATGAAACGCTATCTCACGATTGCCCTGCTCGGCACGTCGGCGCTCGCCTGCGCCAGCCAGGCGGCCCGCGCCGACATGCTCGATGACATCACCAAGGCCGGCAAGATCCGCATCGCGACCGATCTCGCGATCCCTCCGTCGGGCATGATCGACAATGCGATGAAGCCGACCGGCTCCGACGTCGAGACGGCCGAGCTCCTCGCCAAGGACTGGGGCCTGCAGCTCGAATTCATCCAGACGACCGGCGCGACCCGCATCCCCAACGTCCAGACCAACAAGGCCGACATCATCATCTCGACGCTCTCGGTCACGCCCGAACGCGCCAAGGTCATCGACTTCTCCAAGCCCTATGCGGCGCTGCAATCGGTCGTGGGTTGCCTGAAGTCGGTCGAGGCCAAGAGCTGGGAGGATCTGAAGGGCAAGACGATCGCCGTCTCGCGCGGCACCACACAGGACACGACACTGACCAACATGAAGGAGCGCGACCTCAAGCTCTCCCGCTATGAAGACGATGCGACCATGGTCACGGCGGCCGTCTCCGGCCAGGCCGACTGCGTCGCGACCTCGGCGACGATCGTCTCGCAGATCGGCGTCAAGGCGCCTGCGCGTCCGTTCGAGTCCAAGGTCTCGATCACCAATTTCGACCTCGCCATCGGCGTGAAGAAGGGCGAGCCGAAGCTGCTCGAGAAGCTCGACGCCTGGGTCGAGCAGAACCTCAAGAACGGCAAGCTCAACGCGATCTACAAGAAATTCCACGGCACCGAACTGCCCGCGAACATGCGCGGCTAA
- a CDS encoding FadR/GntR family transcriptional regulator, whose translation MDAQDADSASGFERVFAYLQERLLDGTLKQGERLMAERELAAQLGVSRPIVREALRALHMLGIVEIRERVGTIVKRPDASMLKDFFTLALAQQADLIDDVMEARIAIECQAVRLACERATIADFERLQRALVRIGETIDDADAGGAADFEFHRAIVLASRSPTLAVLHESMSTLLARSHRSRRELVQQFSSMKSYLIDDHKRVFDTIVARDPDRAEVTLRRHFAIGDEYRRRAVTGEGDRPETRSAQGA comes from the coding sequence ATGGATGCTCAAGATGCCGACAGCGCGTCGGGGTTCGAGCGCGTTTTCGCCTATCTGCAGGAGCGGCTGCTCGACGGCACGCTGAAGCAGGGCGAGCGGCTCATGGCCGAACGCGAACTGGCCGCCCAGCTCGGCGTGAGCCGGCCGATTGTGCGCGAGGCGCTGCGCGCGCTGCACATGCTCGGCATCGTCGAGATCCGCGAGCGCGTCGGCACCATCGTGAAGCGGCCCGACGCCTCGATGCTGAAGGACTTCTTCACGCTCGCCCTGGCCCAGCAGGCCGACCTCATCGACGACGTGATGGAGGCGCGCATTGCGATCGAATGCCAGGCGGTGCGCCTGGCCTGCGAGCGCGCCACCATCGCCGATTTCGAGCGGCTGCAGCGCGCGCTCGTCCGTATCGGCGAGACGATCGACGATGCCGATGCGGGCGGCGCGGCCGATTTCGAATTCCACCGTGCCATCGTGCTGGCGTCGCGCTCGCCGACGCTCGCAGTGCTGCATGAATCCATGTCGACCCTGCTGGCGCGCTCGCATCGCAGCCGCCGCGAGCTCGTCCAGCAGTTCAGCTCGATGAAGAGCTACCTGATCGACGACCATAAGCGCGTCTTCGACACCATCGTCGCGCGCGATCCCGATCGCGCCGAGGTGACGCTGCGGCGTCATTTCGCGATCGGCGACGAGTACCGGCGCCGCGCCGTCACGGGCGAAGGCGACAGGCCCGAGACGCGCAGCGCGCAGGGAGCCTGA
- a CDS encoding family 16 glycoside hydrolase, with product MATISNSILDYIATKGSENRVIDLAGVFSGTGLTYSVQSSDPAIANVAIENGKLVIDYTDALGYTDLKITATDSNGQSVTDNVRVRVAGENAYTIAVLPDTQDYTNAANVGTFKGMTQWLVDNKNSLNIQFVTHVGDITTENGTGHWAYAKDALSILNGKIPYGLTLGNHDGVSGSYSSSRINDYFSVDYLKNANGASFGGTYDQQAALSNNSYSTFTAPDGTKWLVLNLEFGAREDVLRWAGEVIEANLDHRVILTTHSYMNWAGRHDATGAPLYDEGTGYDYGLGSSKEGATDGETMYRELVKKYPNVTFTFSGHIFGDAAETLVSYDQFGNPVYQMMVNYQNGVSSEITSDAGQGSGSAGGNGAIRLVTIDPDNGAIYTSTYFAKLDDYMDSVRGDGALNRDGLTGPYRGHQETITGVDLGTPEVPAIAKAGNDKFVTAEAGQEKASITLDGDRTLNPGNDDGLAYVWTDRDGNVVATGATPTLQLGAGQYQLTLTVTDSAGRVSTDEVRIVVANENTLLVDNFNDGDARGWNAPGQTQTLSVWTGSIANSGLPVLPATDSNPAGTDVSFIPKLTPTQALKLTPATPLPTGVYKVSSYTMAFDILVPAAGVNSFVSLFQTDTGNTSDGDFFIRKNSNGTGGIGIGGNYPGAFKFDQWQRVVVKIETAADGSAVMSKYIDGVKVGTQGVDASRYTIDLAKGVLLFSDEDGETATLFVSSFLFTDKLYSDAEIAALGGAKAGGIVETQPTPYSVQIDFSKPGMADEWGNSSVVAGQVGSSVGGFLVKGTANSRDTVADGQAALEGRVYEQSDGANKILVWNDAAAKNWSNYEFEATLKTTDNDGTGLVFYYKDAGNFYKIVLDAETSTRSLIKVQNGAETVLASEHGGTPWSRDFQLKVVVVDGTISAFLDGHDLFGEVADSAPLAGGSVGFYSNNQRSSQFDNVTVNKVTLTAHAGDDLRPVDADGDGKVAVALDAGGSYGLSDIVAYVWTDKDGNVVAEGEHASVTLDAVRQVLTLTVTDASGKTATDKVTVDAISEARLLLSEDFGGSDFSAWTIVDEGEMGGVGADGKSSQWELRDGALVQLSDLKSRQLTWNGASNSDPWKKGWSPLGDGVNVLRKGTYALYNDAAAKEWTDYAVEATLKSPDNGALGLLFYYQDANNYYKLELDANGDYDRNPGNGAGSLFQLIQVKDGIEKYLNQFPAKYTPGEAFQLRVEVKDGKIQAYVDGMALFAYAIEDRAQSKGSIGLFSWDSAGVSFDNVLVYDLASESVLPPGGGPILGTDGDDVLVGTAGDDVILAGAGDDTVQAGAGNDRVEGGEGDDSLDGGAGNDILIGGEGDDKLFGGEGDDLLKGGAGDDLLDGGAGIDTADYSDDTVGVTVDLAAGTASGDKAGEDELVSVETVIGGSGNDILIGDGADNRLVGGLGDDVLKGGAGNDLLDGGAGDDVIEGGAGDDIILAGLGDDVIDGGAGFDTLDLSAATGPVTVNFAAGKVSGAGIGSDSFSNIEKLLFGAGNDTVIGGNGDDAFDGGAGNDTLKGGAGNDTLWGGAGDDLLDGGSGDDQVYGGIGNDTIKAGSGIDHVEGGEGNDVIDAGSGDDVVLGGAGNDVIDGGSGNDRIEGGAGDDILTGGSGHDAFVFAVGFGKDMVTDFRTSGSSADVLEFSVGVFADFGTAMGAAQQIGADTVFSIDADTTLTLKGVQLSSLAQDDFRFV from the coding sequence ATGGCTACGATCAGCAACTCCATCCTCGACTATATTGCGACGAAGGGCTCGGAGAACCGCGTCATCGACCTCGCCGGCGTGTTCTCCGGCACGGGCCTGACCTATTCGGTTCAGAGCAGCGACCCGGCCATCGCCAATGTCGCGATCGAAAATGGCAAGCTCGTCATCGACTACACTGATGCTCTCGGCTATACCGACCTCAAGATCACGGCGACCGACAGCAACGGCCAGAGCGTGACTGACAATGTCCGCGTCCGCGTCGCCGGCGAGAACGCCTATACGATCGCCGTCCTGCCGGATACGCAGGATTACACGAACGCTGCCAATGTCGGCACGTTCAAGGGCATGACGCAGTGGCTGGTCGACAACAAGAACAGCCTCAACATCCAGTTCGTCACCCATGTCGGCGACATCACCACCGAGAACGGAACCGGCCACTGGGCCTATGCCAAGGACGCGCTCAGCATCCTCAACGGCAAGATCCCCTACGGCCTGACGCTCGGCAACCATGACGGCGTCTCGGGCAGCTACTCTTCCAGCCGCATCAACGACTATTTCTCGGTCGATTACCTGAAGAATGCCAATGGTGCGAGCTTCGGCGGGACATACGACCAGCAAGCGGCGCTCTCGAACAACAGCTATTCGACCTTCACCGCCCCCGACGGCACGAAGTGGCTGGTGCTGAACCTGGAATTCGGCGCACGCGAGGACGTGCTGCGCTGGGCCGGCGAGGTGATCGAGGCCAATCTCGACCACCGCGTCATCCTCACCACCCATTCCTACATGAACTGGGCCGGCCGCCACGACGCCACCGGCGCGCCGCTCTATGACGAGGGCACCGGCTACGATTACGGCCTCGGCAGCTCCAAGGAAGGCGCGACCGACGGCGAGACGATGTATCGCGAGCTGGTCAAGAAGTATCCGAACGTCACCTTCACCTTCTCGGGCCACATCTTCGGCGACGCGGCCGAGACGCTGGTCAGCTACGACCAGTTCGGCAACCCCGTCTACCAGATGATGGTGAACTACCAGAACGGCGTTTCGAGCGAGATCACCAGCGACGCCGGCCAGGGTTCCGGCAGCGCCGGCGGCAACGGCGCCATCCGCCTGGTGACGATCGATCCAGACAATGGCGCGATCTACACCTCGACCTATTTCGCCAAGCTCGACGACTATATGGACAGCGTCCGCGGCGACGGCGCGCTCAACCGCGACGGCCTGACCGGCCCCTATCGCGGCCATCAGGAGACCATCACCGGCGTCGATCTCGGCACGCCGGAGGTCCCCGCCATCGCCAAGGCCGGTAACGACAAGTTCGTCACCGCGGAGGCTGGCCAGGAGAAGGCCTCCATTACGCTCGATGGCGACCGCACGCTGAATCCCGGCAATGATGACGGGCTCGCTTACGTCTGGACCGACCGCGACGGCAATGTCGTCGCCACCGGTGCGACTCCGACGCTTCAGCTCGGCGCCGGCCAGTATCAGCTCACCCTGACCGTGACCGACAGCGCCGGCCGCGTCTCGACCGACGAGGTTCGCATCGTCGTCGCCAACGAGAACACACTGCTCGTCGACAACTTTAATGACGGTGACGCCCGCGGCTGGAACGCTCCCGGCCAGACCCAGACGCTGTCCGTCTGGACTGGCTCTATTGCGAATTCCGGCCTTCCGGTGCTACCGGCGACCGACAGCAATCCGGCCGGCACCGACGTCAGCTTCATTCCGAAGCTGACGCCGACCCAGGCGCTGAAGCTGACCCCGGCCACACCGCTGCCGACCGGCGTCTACAAGGTGTCGAGCTACACGATGGCCTTCGACATCCTGGTGCCGGCCGCCGGTGTGAACAGCTTCGTCAGCCTGTTCCAGACTGATACCGGCAACACCAGCGACGGCGATTTCTTCATCCGCAAGAACAGCAACGGCACCGGCGGCATCGGCATCGGCGGCAACTATCCCGGCGCCTTCAAGTTCGACCAGTGGCAGCGCGTCGTGGTCAAGATCGAGACGGCCGCCGACGGCTCGGCGGTGATGTCGAAATACATCGACGGCGTGAAGGTCGGCACCCAGGGCGTCGACGCCAGCCGCTACACCATCGACCTCGCCAAGGGCGTGCTCCTGTTCTCCGACGAGGATGGCGAGACGGCCACTCTCTTCGTGTCGAGCTTCCTCTTCACCGACAAGCTCTACAGCGATGCCGAGATCGCGGCGCTGGGCGGCGCCAAAGCCGGCGGCATCGTCGAAACGCAACCGACCCCGTATTCGGTGCAGATCGACTTCAGCAAGCCGGGCATGGCGGACGAATGGGGCAATTCCTCGGTCGTCGCCGGTCAGGTCGGCAGCAGCGTCGGCGGCTTCCTGGTGAAGGGCACGGCGAATTCGCGCGACACGGTCGCGGATGGTCAGGCCGCGCTCGAGGGCCGCGTCTACGAGCAGTCCGACGGCGCCAACAAGATTCTGGTCTGGAACGATGCCGCCGCCAAGAACTGGTCGAACTACGAATTCGAGGCGACGCTGAAGACGACCGACAACGACGGCACCGGGCTGGTGTTCTATTACAAGGATGCCGGCAACTTCTATAAGATCGTCCTGGATGCCGAGACCAGCACGCGCTCGCTGATCAAGGTCCAGAACGGGGCCGAGACCGTGCTTGCCAGCGAGCATGGCGGCACGCCCTGGAGCCGCGACTTCCAGCTCAAGGTCGTGGTGGTCGACGGCACGATCAGCGCCTTCCTCGATGGGCACGACCTGTTCGGAGAGGTTGCCGATAGTGCGCCGCTCGCCGGCGGCTCCGTCGGCTTCTACTCGAACAACCAGCGCAGCTCGCAATTCGACAACGTCACCGTGAACAAGGTCACGCTGACGGCCCACGCCGGCGACGATCTGCGCCCGGTCGATGCGGATGGCGACGGCAAGGTCGCGGTCGCTCTCGATGCCGGCGGCAGCTACGGTCTCTCCGACATCGTCGCTTACGTCTGGACCGACAAGGACGGCAATGTCGTCGCTGAGGGGGAGCACGCCAGCGTGACGCTCGATGCGGTCAGGCAGGTCCTGACCCTGACCGTGACCGACGCCAGCGGCAAGACCGCGACCGACAAGGTCACGGTCGATGCGATCTCTGAGGCCCGCCTGCTGCTGTCCGAAGACTTCGGCGGCAGCGACTTCTCGGCCTGGACGATCGTCGACGAGGGCGAGATGGGCGGTGTCGGCGCCGACGGCAAGTCCTCGCAATGGGAGCTGCGGGACGGCGCGCTCGTTCAGCTCTCCGACCTCAAGAGCCGTCAGCTCACCTGGAACGGCGCCTCGAATTCCGATCCGTGGAAGAAGGGCTGGAGCCCGCTGGGCGACGGCGTCAACGTGCTGCGCAAGGGCACCTACGCGCTCTACAACGATGCGGCGGCGAAGGAGTGGACCGACTATGCGGTCGAGGCCACGCTCAAGTCGCCGGACAACGGCGCGCTCGGCCTGCTGTTCTACTACCAGGACGCGAACAACTACTACAAGCTCGAGCTCGACGCGAACGGCGACTACGATCGCAATCCGGGCAATGGCGCGGGCAGCCTGTTCCAGCTCATCCAGGTCAAGGATGGCATCGAGAAGTACCTCAACCAGTTCCCGGCGAAATATACGCCGGGTGAGGCCTTCCAGCTGCGCGTCGAGGTGAAGGACGGCAAGATCCAGGCCTATGTCGACGGCATGGCGCTCTTCGCCTACGCCATCGAGGATCGGGCGCAGAGCAAGGGCTCGATCGGCCTGTTCTCCTGGGACAGCGCCGGGGTCTCCTTCGACAATGTGCTGGTCTATGACCTTGCCAGCGAGAGTGTCCTGCCTCCGGGCGGAGGCCCGATCCTCGGCACGGACGGCGACGACGTGCTCGTCGGCACGGCCGGGGATGACGTGATCCTGGCGGGTGCGGGCGACGACACCGTCCAGGCCGGCGCCGGCAACGACCGCGTCGAAGGCGGCGAGGGCGATGACAGCCTGGACGGCGGCGCGGGCAACGATATCCTCATCGGCGGCGAAGGCGACGACAAGCTGTTCGGCGGCGAGGGCGACGACCTGCTCAAGGGCGGCGCGGGCGATGACCTGCTCGATGGCGGCGCCGGCATCGACACGGCCGACTACTCCGACGATACCGTCGGCGTGACGGTCGATCTCGCGGCCGGTACGGCCTCGGGCGACAAGGCGGGCGAGGACGAGCTCGTCTCGGTCGAGACCGTCATCGGCGGTTCCGGCAACGACATCCTGATCGGCGACGGCGCTGACAACCGCCTCGTCGGCGGCCTCGGCGACGACGTGCTGAAGGGCGGCGCCGGCAACGACCTGCTCGATGGTGGCGCAGGCGATGACGTGATCGAGGGCGGCGCGGGCGACGACATCATCCTCGCCGGCCTCGGCGACGACGTCATCGACGGCGGCGCGGGCTTCGATACGCTCGACCTCTCGGCGGCGACGGGCCCGGTTACCGTCAATTTCGCGGCGGGCAAGGTCTCCGGCGCGGGCATCGGCTCCGACAGCTTCAGCAATATCGAGAAGCTGCTCTTCGGCGCGGGCAACGACACCGTCATCGGCGGCAATGGCGACGATGCCTTCGACGGCGGCGCCGGCAACGACACGCTCAAGGGCGGTGCCGGCAACGACACGTTGTGGGGTGGCGCGGGCGACGACCTCCTGGATGGTGGCTCGGGTGACGATCAGGTCTATGGCGGCATCGGCAACGACACGATCAAGGCCGGCTCCGGCATCGACCATGTCGAAGGCGGCGAGGGCAATGACGTGATCGATGCCGGTTCGGGTGACGACGTCGTGCTCGGCGGTGCCGGCAACGATGTCATCGACGGCGGCTCGGGCAATGATCGCATCGAGGGCGGCGCGGGCGACGACATTCTGACCGGCGGCTCCGGCCACGACGCCTTCGTCTTCGCCGTCGGCTTCGGCAAGGACATGGTCACCGACTTCCGCACCTCCGGCTCCAGCGCCGACGTGCTGGAGTTCTCGGTCGGCGTCTTCGCCGATTTCGGGACGGCCATGGGCGCTGCCCAGCAGATCGGTGCCGACACCGTCTTCTCGATCGATGCCGACACCACGCTGACCCTCAAGGGCGTCCAGCTGTCGAGCCTCGCCCAGGACGACTTCCGCTTCGTCTGA